The Pungitius pungitius chromosome 10, fPunPun2.1, whole genome shotgun sequence genome has a window encoding:
- the creg2 gene encoding protein CREG2 — protein MKARFFPLALLAGVLWSCQSYTLRTSVSWVVSSNDVVEDADLSEEAAPALLVDNAGGLWKQAYPSSDVPGDGAVSPGERVEPEDGSVAQLSSRLFSYRLEKAEKSGPPPHQETARTARYIAHNSDWGHLATISTQDKIKGLPFGNIFSVSDGPLDNSTGVIYFYVTPMDYTVSDLKSDPHASLTFSEAEGEFCRQMVYDPEDPRCARLTLTGKMVEVASEELGFAKQAMFSRHPVMAKWPVGHKWFFMKMELIQVWLQDWIGGVSLIPLEDYFKATPF, from the exons ATGAAGGCCCGCTTCTTCCCTCTGGCGCTGCTCGCCGGTGTGCTGTGGTCGTGTCAAAGCTACACCCTGAGGACCTCGGTGTCCTGGGTCGTCTCCTCAAACGACGTTGTGGAGGACGCCGACCTGTCCGAGGAGGCGGCCCCGGCGCTGTTGGTGGACAACGCCGGCGGGCTGTGGAAGCAGGCGTATCCGTCCTCCGACGTCCCCGGGGACGGCGCGGTGAGCCCCGGGGAGCGTGTGGAGCCGGAGGACGGGAGTGTGGCGCAGCTTTCATCGCGCTTGTTTTCGTATCGGCTGGAAAAGGCCGAGAAGTCCGGCCCTCCCCCGCACCAGGAGACCGCCAGGACGGCCAGATACATAGCTCACAACAGTGACTGGGGACACCTGGCCACCATTTCGACCCAAGACAAG ATCAAAGGTCTCCCTTTTGGCAATATCTTCTCAGTCAGTGATGGGCCTCTAGACAACAGCACAGGAGTCATCTATTTCTATGTGACTCCAATGGACTACACCGTGTCTGACCTGAAAAGTGACCCCCATGCTTCACTCACCTTCTCGGAGGCTGAAGGAGAATTCTGCAG gcAAATGGTGTATGACCCGGAAGATCCAAGATGTGCTCGACTCACACTAACAGGCAAGATGGTGGAGGTGGCATCGGAGGAGCTCGGGTTTGCAAAGCAGGCTATGTTCTCAAG ACAtccagtgatggcaaagtgGCCAGTGGGGCACAAGTGGTTCTTTATGAAGATGGAGTTAATCCAGGTTTGGCTGCAGGACTGGATCGGCGGAGTATCGCTCATTCCGCTGGAGGACTACTTTAAAGCAACGCCTTTCTGA
- the cep97 gene encoding centrosomal protein of 97 kDa isoform X1: MGVSDLQFDTNAGAVVDLSARGLLKLDQSFTCSEDTHTLILDRNNIMKLDHLERSPGLQQLSVASNRLVRMMGVSQLTELTVLNLPNNSIGYIEGLRDLPHLKWLNLSGNNIKVIEQLNNCVSLQHLDLSDNNISTIGDVTKLVALKTLLLHGNSITTLRAVPAHLPANLSILSLAENEIRDLNEASYLAPLRELEQLSIMSNPCVMATPSLPGFDYRPYVMSWCLSLKVLDGYVVSQKEGLKAEWLYSQGKGRSYRPGQHVQLVQYLATVCPLTSSPALETAEDAKLEKILNKQRFHQRQLLKETREGCPSPPRPTQLDVEGHSPSHPVPQGGAREVKHISAPTPPAAPLVQETGKRPPLPLCDSSEPVVQFNTWMSCDSSHPPPPVVRSPRLGEEHIYLEDVQTDEEKLNGSMLSSESTFLPIASDLEQTVHSDSEDETETFEPDSLAPKRPAQPKRHNTNKTHHSPPVDGQESGHVEDVILGAAPTAQPLGVGVSKPQSDPETSSDFGKAEMKEAAKQENVGMCASKLSLMEANRAAVKIQSWWRGRHTRCCHPMAKEVRSEIRLRRMQEYIISLCGQLDRVQQQFEEERLQRLVQEEAVKFLWKQLQSMEQWKQSVEQQLASISQAVPQPQVSAPGLCVAATPVPSSTANPPSTGASFPDSGFQSTSDQQAAQEDSFLSSGTADSLKTVRALSPLHSGFTVVDSADCSLLEQYLSSVQQREEELEEGVNDRTETPRPVSPVSAGRTTQSPSLPQKTADN, translated from the exons GAGAATGATGGGCGTTTCTCAGCTAACAGAGTTGACAGTCCTCAATCTTCCAAATAACAGTATTGGATACATCGAGGGGCTCCGAGACCTGCCTCATCTCAAATGGCTGAACCTCTCTGGGAACAACATTAAA GTCATCGAGCAACTCAACAACTGTGTTTCCCTTCAACACTTGGATCTGTCGGATAATAACATATCCACCATTGGTGATGTGACTAAACTGGTGGCATTAAAG ACGCTGTTACTCCATGGAAACAGCATTACAACACTTCGTGCTGTTCCTGCTCACCTACCTGCCAACTTATCCATTCTCTCCCTGGCAGAAAATGAGATACGGGATCTTAATGAA GCATCTTACTTGGCCCCTCTCCGTGAACTGGAGCAGCTGTCCATTATGAGCAACCCTTGTGTTATGGCAACACCCTCATTGCCCGGTTTTGACTATCGTCCGTATGTCATGAGTTGGTGCTTGAGCCTCAAGGTTCTGGATGGCTATGTTGTGTCACAGAAAGAAGG TCTCAAAGCCGAGTGGCTTTACAGTCAGGGGAAAGGACGTTCATATCGACCAGGTCAGCATGTTCAGCTGGTTCAATACCTGGCCACCGTTTGCCCTCTGACGTCATCACCAGCCCTGGAGACGGCAGAAGACGCCAAACTGGAGAAGATCCTCAATAAGCAGAG gtTTCACCAAAGGCAGCTGTTAAAGGAGACACGGGAAGGCTGTCCGAGCCCTCCTCGCCCCACTCAGCTAGACGTGGAGGGACACAGTCCCTCACATCCAGTCCCTCAGGGGGGAGCCAGAGAGGTGAAGCATATCAGTGCACCGACCCCACCTGCTGCTCCATTAGTACAGGAGACCGGTAAGAGGCCGCCTTTGCCTCTATGCGACAGTTCTG AGCCAGTTGTGCAGTTCAACACCTGGATGAGCTGTGATTCCTCTCACCCGCCGCCGCCGGTAGTTCGCAGTCCGCGGCTCGGAGAGGAGCACATCTATCTGGAGGATGTTCAGACCGATGAGGAGAAACTCAACGGCAGCATGCTTTCCTCAGAGTCCACCTTTCTTCCCATCGCGTCTGATCTGGAGCAGACAGTACACTCTGACAGCGAGGACGAGACGGAGACATTTGAACCTGATTCCCTGGCTCCAAAACGGCCAGCACAGCCCAaaagacacaacacaaacaagacACATCATTCACCCCCGGTGGATGGGCAAGAGAGCGGCCATGTAGAGGATGTTATTTTGGGTGCAGCTCCAACAGCTCAGCCACTGGGCGTCGGAGTAAGCAAACCTCAAAGTGATCCGGAAACATCCTCTGACTTTGGGAAGGCAGAGATGAAAGAAGCTGCCAAACAGGAAAATGTTGGTATGTGTGCCAGTAAATTAAGTTTGATGGAAGCAAACAGGGCAGCGGTCAAAATCCAGTCATGGTGGAGGGGACGGCACACTCGGTGTTGTCACCCCATGGCCAAAGAGGTGCGCAGTGAAATTCGCCTGCGCAGGATGCAAGAGTACATCATCTCCCTGTGTGGACAGTTGGACAG GGTCCAGCAGCAGTTTGAGGAAGAGAGGTTACAAAGACTAGTCCAGGAGGAAGCTGTAAAGTTCCTGTGGAAACAG CTCCAGTCTATGGAGCAGTGGAAGCAGtctgtggagcagcagctggcgaGCATTAGTCAGGCTGTCCCCCAGCCTCAGGTCTCGGCTCCAGGACTATGTGTCGCTGCCACGCCTGTCCCATCAAGCACGGCGAACCCACCCTCCACAGGTGCCTCGTTCCCCGACTCTGGCTTCCAGTCAACCAGTGATCAACAGGCAGCGCAGGAGGACAGTTTCCTGAGCAGCGGGACGGCAGATTCTCTGAAGACGGTGCGAGCCCTCAGCCCGCTTCACAGCGGCTTCACCGTAGTGGACAGTGCGGACTGCAGCCTGCTGGAGCAGTACCTCTCCTCTGTACagcagagggaagaggagctggaggagggggtCAACGATAGAACAGAAACACCACGGCCCGTCTCACCAGTGTCGGCCGGCAGAACAACACagtccccctctctccctcagaaGACAGCAGACAACTAA
- the cep97 gene encoding centrosomal protein of 97 kDa isoform X2 gives MGVSDLQFDTNAGAVVDLSARGLLKLDQSFTCSEDTHTLILDRNNIMKLDHLERSPGLQQLSVASNRLVRMMGVSQLTELTVLNLPNNSIGYIEGLRDLPHLKWLNLSGNNIKVIEQLNNCVSLQHLDLSDNNISTIGDVTKLVALKTLLLHGNSITTLRAVPAHLPANLSILSLAENEIRDLNEASYLAPLRELEQLSIMSNPCVMATPSLPGFDYRPYVMSWCLSLKVLDGYVVSQKEGLKAEWLYSQGKGRSYRPGQHVQLVQYLATVCPLTSSPALETAEDAKLEKILNKQRFHQRQLLKETREGCPSPPRPTQLDVEGHSPSHPVPQGGAREVKHISAPTPPAAPLVQETEPVVQFNTWMSCDSSHPPPPVVRSPRLGEEHIYLEDVQTDEEKLNGSMLSSESTFLPIASDLEQTVHSDSEDETETFEPDSLAPKRPAQPKRHNTNKTHHSPPVDGQESGHVEDVILGAAPTAQPLGVGVSKPQSDPETSSDFGKAEMKEAAKQENVGMCASKLSLMEANRAAVKIQSWWRGRHTRCCHPMAKEVRSEIRLRRMQEYIISLCGQLDRVQQQFEEERLQRLVQEEAVKFLWKQLQSMEQWKQSVEQQLASISQAVPQPQVSAPGLCVAATPVPSSTANPPSTGASFPDSGFQSTSDQQAAQEDSFLSSGTADSLKTVRALSPLHSGFTVVDSADCSLLEQYLSSVQQREEELEEGVNDRTETPRPVSPVSAGRTTQSPSLPQKTADN, from the exons GAGAATGATGGGCGTTTCTCAGCTAACAGAGTTGACAGTCCTCAATCTTCCAAATAACAGTATTGGATACATCGAGGGGCTCCGAGACCTGCCTCATCTCAAATGGCTGAACCTCTCTGGGAACAACATTAAA GTCATCGAGCAACTCAACAACTGTGTTTCCCTTCAACACTTGGATCTGTCGGATAATAACATATCCACCATTGGTGATGTGACTAAACTGGTGGCATTAAAG ACGCTGTTACTCCATGGAAACAGCATTACAACACTTCGTGCTGTTCCTGCTCACCTACCTGCCAACTTATCCATTCTCTCCCTGGCAGAAAATGAGATACGGGATCTTAATGAA GCATCTTACTTGGCCCCTCTCCGTGAACTGGAGCAGCTGTCCATTATGAGCAACCCTTGTGTTATGGCAACACCCTCATTGCCCGGTTTTGACTATCGTCCGTATGTCATGAGTTGGTGCTTGAGCCTCAAGGTTCTGGATGGCTATGTTGTGTCACAGAAAGAAGG TCTCAAAGCCGAGTGGCTTTACAGTCAGGGGAAAGGACGTTCATATCGACCAGGTCAGCATGTTCAGCTGGTTCAATACCTGGCCACCGTTTGCCCTCTGACGTCATCACCAGCCCTGGAGACGGCAGAAGACGCCAAACTGGAGAAGATCCTCAATAAGCAGAG gtTTCACCAAAGGCAGCTGTTAAAGGAGACACGGGAAGGCTGTCCGAGCCCTCCTCGCCCCACTCAGCTAGACGTGGAGGGACACAGTCCCTCACATCCAGTCCCTCAGGGGGGAGCCAGAGAGGTGAAGCATATCAGTGCACCGACCCCACCTGCTGCTCCATTAGTACAGGAGACCG AGCCAGTTGTGCAGTTCAACACCTGGATGAGCTGTGATTCCTCTCACCCGCCGCCGCCGGTAGTTCGCAGTCCGCGGCTCGGAGAGGAGCACATCTATCTGGAGGATGTTCAGACCGATGAGGAGAAACTCAACGGCAGCATGCTTTCCTCAGAGTCCACCTTTCTTCCCATCGCGTCTGATCTGGAGCAGACAGTACACTCTGACAGCGAGGACGAGACGGAGACATTTGAACCTGATTCCCTGGCTCCAAAACGGCCAGCACAGCCCAaaagacacaacacaaacaagacACATCATTCACCCCCGGTGGATGGGCAAGAGAGCGGCCATGTAGAGGATGTTATTTTGGGTGCAGCTCCAACAGCTCAGCCACTGGGCGTCGGAGTAAGCAAACCTCAAAGTGATCCGGAAACATCCTCTGACTTTGGGAAGGCAGAGATGAAAGAAGCTGCCAAACAGGAAAATGTTGGTATGTGTGCCAGTAAATTAAGTTTGATGGAAGCAAACAGGGCAGCGGTCAAAATCCAGTCATGGTGGAGGGGACGGCACACTCGGTGTTGTCACCCCATGGCCAAAGAGGTGCGCAGTGAAATTCGCCTGCGCAGGATGCAAGAGTACATCATCTCCCTGTGTGGACAGTTGGACAG GGTCCAGCAGCAGTTTGAGGAAGAGAGGTTACAAAGACTAGTCCAGGAGGAAGCTGTAAAGTTCCTGTGGAAACAG CTCCAGTCTATGGAGCAGTGGAAGCAGtctgtggagcagcagctggcgaGCATTAGTCAGGCTGTCCCCCAGCCTCAGGTCTCGGCTCCAGGACTATGTGTCGCTGCCACGCCTGTCCCATCAAGCACGGCGAACCCACCCTCCACAGGTGCCTCGTTCCCCGACTCTGGCTTCCAGTCAACCAGTGATCAACAGGCAGCGCAGGAGGACAGTTTCCTGAGCAGCGGGACGGCAGATTCTCTGAAGACGGTGCGAGCCCTCAGCCCGCTTCACAGCGGCTTCACCGTAGTGGACAGTGCGGACTGCAGCCTGCTGGAGCAGTACCTCTCCTCTGTACagcagagggaagaggagctggaggagggggtCAACGATAGAACAGAAACACCACGGCCCGTCTCACCAGTGTCGGCCGGCAGAACAACACagtccccctctctccctcagaaGACAGCAGACAACTAA